A single region of the Kwoniella botswanensis chromosome 1, complete sequence genome encodes:
- a CDS encoding NADH dehydrogenase [ubiquinone] flavoprotein 1, mitochondrial, with product MIRSRAIIRSLPSLSSASKASSSSRIAVRSLATVSDPPVRHYGGLKDQDRIFTNLYCKHDHGLKGAQSRGDWHKTKEIILKGDSWIIQTIKDSGLRGRGGAGFPSGLKWSFMNKPGWEKDPRPRYLVVNADEGEPGTCKDREIMRGDPHKLVEGCLVAGRGMNANAAYIYIRGEFYQEASHVQQAIDEAYKAGLIGKNACGSGYDFDVYLHRGAGAYICGEETALIESIEGKQGKPRLKPPFPADVGLFGCPTTVANVETVAVAPTIARRGGAWFNSFGRDRNSGTKVYCISGHVNNPCVVEEEMSIPLQELLEKHCGGIRGGWNNLKGIIPGGCSVPVIPREDCEKVLMDYDSLKDAQTSLGTGAVIVMDQTTDMISAIARFSKFYKHESCGQCTPCREGTTWMMNMMDRMVEGRAQEREIDMLLELTKQVEGHTICALGDAAAWPIQGLMRHFRPEVEARLAAFHAKNGQTLFGGRLLSEADMRYALPDNLGGDAHRNIAQISAP from the exons ATGATACGTTCACGAGCAATAATACGATCCctcccttccctctcctccgCATCCAaagcttcctcttcctcaagaATCGCCGTCCGATCGCTGGCAACGGTATCTGATCCTCCTGTAAGACATTATGGAGggttgaaagatcaagatcgaatcTTCACCAATTTATACTGTAAACACGATCATGGTCTGAAGGGTGCTCAAAGTAGAGGGGATTGGCATAAAACCAAGGAAATCATTCTGAAAGGTGATAGTTGGATTATTCAGACGATTAAAGATTCTGGTTtgagaggtagaggtgggGCTGGGTTTCCAAGTGGTTTGAAATGGAGTTTTA TGAACAAACCtggatgggagaaggatccaag ACCCCGATACCTCGTCGTCAATgcggatgaaggtgaacctGGAACATGTAAAGATCGAGAGATCATGCGAGGTGATCCCCACAAGCTCGTCGAGGGTTGTTTAGTTGCTGGACGAGGTATGAATGCCAATGCCG CCTACATCTACATCCGGGGAGAATTCTATCAAGAAGCATCCCACGTTCAACAAGCTATCGACGAAGCTTACAAGGCCGGTTTGATCGGGAAGAACGCCTGTGGATCAGGATACGATTTCGACGTCTACCTACATCGAGGTGCAGGAGCGTACATCTGTGGTGAAGAAACAGCTTTGATCGAATCTATCGAGGGCAAACAAGGTAAACCTCGATTGAAGCCTCCTTTCCCTGCCGATGTCGGTCTTTTCGGATGTCCCACAACCGTAGCAAATGTCGAGACTGTTGCTGTCGCACCTACCATCGCTCGAAGAGGTGGTGCATGGTTCAACTCTtttggaagagatagaaACTCTGGTACCAAAGTGTACTGTATATCTGGACATGTGAATAACCCTTGTGTCGTCGAGGAGGAGATGTCCATCCCCCTTCAGGAATTGTTGGAGAAGCACTGTGGTGGTATTAGAGGAGGTTGGAATAATTTGAAAGGTATTATACCTGGTGGTTGTTCGGTGCCTGTCATACCAAGAGAAGATTGTGAGAAGGTATT AATGGACTACGATTCACTCAAAGACGCTCAAACATCTCTCGGTACAGGTGCAGTAATAGTGATGGACCAAACGACCGATATGATCTCTGCCATCGCTCGATTCTCTAAATTCTACAAACATGAGTCTTGTGGACAATGTACACCTTGTAGGGAAGGTACGACctggatgatgaacatgatggATAGGATGGTAGAAGGAAGAGCTCAGGAAAGGGAGATTGATATGTTATTGGAGTTGACTAAACAGGTTGAAGGTCATACGATTTGTGCTTTGGGTGATGCGGCTGCTTGGCCCATTCAGGGTTTGATGAGGCATTTCA GACCAGAGGTAGAAGCTCGTCTAGCAGCATTCCACGCCAAGAACGGACAGACCTTATTCGGTGGCAGATTGTTATCGGAGGCTGATATGAGATACGCTTTACCTGATAATTTAGGTGGTGATGCTCATAGAAATATCGCTCAGATCTCTGCTCCATAG